The proteins below are encoded in one region of Chroicocephalus ridibundus chromosome 9, bChrRid1.1, whole genome shotgun sequence:
- the LOC134520370 gene encoding nyctalopin-like — MFFLVIFIFTCAAKAGLSLNISDSCPSMCKCAPEEIIHCNRAGLRALPGEIAASTVSLNLSNNYLRILTSNTFRNLTFLHSLWLDGNNLTFLSPGTFHALSKLRELHLSRNSRLTYLHANTFRGLLNLISLDLSHCNIFEVHPLLFSHLPSLERLDLGSNNMRYVPQAFRNLSSLTRLSLEGNHIEAIGRDSLKDLETLYDLNLRKNRIWIIQNGAFTKLLRLGMLNLGHNFITDLPNQLFDGLIQLKTMHLEANRITAVDCTFRDLLNLRNLYLNNNQISAISDSAFAYLNKLHFLHLSKNNLSSLPIRLFAELPKLKYVFLSHNPWKCDCKMLWFWRWSATHRGAIEGLHCAFLGAHNATALSTPRPGDPADCTVPPQLASEDKCRLAGTSTAPGPPALPSKVILLVLVCHAWYFARGWDTSTATF, encoded by the coding sequence ATGTTCTTTCTtgttatatttatatttacttgTGCAGCAAAGGCTGGACTGAGTCTGAATATCTCTGATTCATGCCCAAGCATGTGCAAGTGTGCACCTGAAGAGATTATCCACTGTAACAGAGCCGGACTGAGAGCCCTCCCTGGAGAAATAGCTGCTTCCACCGTCTCTCTAAACCTCTCCAATAATTATTTGCGGATTCTCACCAGCAACACCTTCAGAAACCTGACTTTCCTCCACAGCCTCTGGCTAGATGGAAACAATCTGACTTTCCTGTCCCCGGGGACCTTCCACGCTCTCAGCAAGCTGCGAGAGCTGCACCTCAGCAGGAACTCACGCCTCACCTACCTGCACGCAAACACTTTCAGAGGACTGTTAAACCTCATCAGCCTGGATTTGTCCCACTGCAACATCTTCGAAGTCCACCCACTTCTATTTTCACACCTGCCTTCTTTAGAAAGGCTCGATTTAGGTTCCAATAACATGCGGTACGTTCCGCAAGCCTTTAGGAACCTTTCCAGCCTCACCAGGCTGTCCCTGGAGGGCAACCACATAGAAGCCATCGGCAGAGATTCCCTGAAGGACCTGGAAACCCTGTACGATCTGAACCTCAGGAAGAATCGGATATGGATCATTCAAAATGGCGCTTTTACAAAGCTTCTCAGATTGGGCATGTTAAATTTAGGACACAACTTCATCACTGATTTGCCTAATCAGCTTTTCGACGGGTTGATCCAGCTCAAGACTATGCACCTCGAAGCCAACAGAATCACTGCTGTCGACTGCACCTTCAGAGATCTGCTGAACTTGAGAAACTTGTACCTCAACAACAACCAGATCTCTGCAATCTCGGACTCCGCTTTTGCCTACTTAAACAAGCTGCACTTCCTTCACCTGAGCAAgaacaacctcagctccctccccATCCGCTTGTTCGCTGAACTGCCGAAACTGAAGTACGTGTTTTTGTCCCACAACCCCTGGAAATGCGACTGCAAGATGCTTTGGTTCTGGCGGTGGAGCGCCACACACCGGGGCGCCATCGAAGGGCTGCACTGCGCCTTCCTGGGTGCTCACAACGCCACGGCGCtcagcaccccccgccccggggacccGGCGGACTGCACGGTGCCACCCCAGCTGGCAAGCGAAGACAAGTGCAGGTTGGCCGGTACCAGCACGGCTCCTGGGCCCCCCGCTCTCCCCAGCAAGGTCATCCTGCTGGTGCTGGTCTGCCATGCATGGTATTTTGCGAGGGGATGGGACACCTCCACAGCCACATTTTGA